The genomic interval ATTACTACAATTACCGACGAACCCAAAACGGTACCCAATAACTTCATACTAAAAAAACAAGCAGGGATATTAGAAGAAAACATCAATACCCAGCCACATAACTGGTTGTGGAGCCATAGAAGATGGAAGCACAAGAAGCCAGCGTTGTTGAAGCCAGAACAATTAGCAATATAATTATACATTATCATCGCTAACTAATTTTACAACTTGGCGAATCACCAAAAAGTCCTATATACGCGGAACTTATTTTATAGCCGGATTGCTTTTATTTTGCAAAATGGATTATAAAAATGAAGAAATTATCCACCAGATTGTTATTGTTTATACTCACAGCAATATCAAAGCTATCATGGAAAAGCCTTTACAGGCTATCGGACTTCTTTCGTTTCCTTATATTTGATATAGCACACTACCGCCGAAATGTGATATTGGATAATTTGCATAATAGTTTTCCGGATCAGGACGAAGAAACGATCAAAAGTATAGCAAAAAAATATTATCGTAACTTTACAGATATCATTTTCGAAACCATTAAGTTACGTTCAATATCTAAAACTGATTTATTAAGGCGTATTGAATTTGACACCTCTTTTCTGGATCATTATTACGAGCAGAAAAAGAATATTGTCGTAGTTGCCGGTCATCTTGGAAATTGGGAAATGCTTAATTTATTTGCTTCTGCCAAATTATCCTACCAAATTGTGGTCGTATATCATGAGCTGGCCAATAATACCTTTGAAGACTGGTTTAAAAAAGTGAGGACTCAGTTTGGCACAGAAATGGTTCCGATGAAAGATGCGTTTGTAAAAGCTTTGACCCCACGCGACAAGCCGTTTATTTATATATTGATCAACGACCAGTCACCGGTTCCCGAAAAAGCATACTGGACCAGGTTCTTAAATCAGGAAACTGGTGTGTTCAGAGGTGTCGAACTGATAGCAAGAAGACTGAACGCGCCGGTTCTTTACATGGGGACTTTGCGTGATGAATGGAAAAGAGGGTTTTATAAGTTTTATTTTGAGCTCATAACTGAGTCTCCTAAGGACGAGCCTAACAACCGTATACTTGAAAGTCAAATTAACTTTTTAGAAAAAGATATCTTAAAACAACCTGATAACTGGCTTTGGAGTCATAGGCGATGGAAACATAACCGGCCTGAAAACCTGCAACCGTCACAGTTACTGGAAGAAAACAAAAAGTGATCAAACCAGTCAAATTTCTTATTCTTCGTTTTTCATCCATTGGTGATATCGTTTTGACCACACCCGTAATCAGGTGCCTGAAACAGCAATATCCGAATGCGGAAGTTCACTACTTCACAAAAAGAAATTTGGCTTCCTTCTGGAAGACAATCCTTATGTAGACAAATTGTGGTTGCTCGACAACAGTTTCAATAAAATGCTGCCAGAACTTCGTAATGAAAATTTTGACTACATCATTGACCTGCACACCAATTTAAGAACGCTAAAAATTAAACTCCTGCTTGGCAAAACTTCATTTAGTTTTGAAAAACTGAATGTTCAGAAATTTTTACTTACAAAATTCAAGATCAATTATCTGCCTGATGAACATATTGTCGACAGATATATGGCCACTCTAAAGACTTTGCACATTGAAAATGACAATGCCGGCCTCGACTACTTTATGCCGTTCAAAGATAATGTAGAGGCAGAATGGCTGCCTGAAACACATCGTAACGATTTCGTAGCATATGCCATTGGTGGCCAGCATTTTACTAAGAAGCTTCCAACACATCGTATGACTGAACTATGCAGGAAAATAAATCATCCTGTTGTTCTTCTTGGTGGGAAAGAAGATTTCGAGGAAGGAGAACTAGTAAGAACTGCTCTGGGAGATCATCTTATATTTAATGCATGTGGAAAATACAATTTTAATCAGTCTGCTTCTATTATTCGGCAGGCACGTATTGTCTTTTCACATGATACGGGACTGATGCACGTAGCAGCTGCATTTAAAAAGCGAGTTTTCTCAATCTGGGGAAATACCGTTCCGGCTTTTGGTATGTATCCTTATAAAACTTCTTTTGAGGTTGTTGAAAACAATAATCTTAATTGCCGTCCATGTTCAAAAATAGGACACAAAAAATGCCCTAAAAAGCATTTTAAATGTATGAACGAGTCGTCATTTGATTTTGAAATTAAAGAATTACCATCCCGGATATAAACATAAAATTGTTTTTAAGAATCAGGGTTTCACCTACCAATAAATATGAACAAAAAAGTAAATATCGGAATAGTTCAAATGAGCTGTACTGACAATATAGAAGCTAATTTTCAAAAAGCAACAGTTAAAATCCGGGAAGCAGCCGCCAGCGGAGCACAGATTATATGTTTGCAGGAACTCTTTAAATCACTGTATTTCTGTGATGTTGAAGACCATAAAAATTTTGAACTTGCTGAATCCATTCCGGGGCCTTCCACTGACACGTTGGGAACACTGGCAAGAGAACTTGGTGTGGTCATCATTGCGTCACTTTTTGAGAAACGTGCGCATGGTTTGTACCATAATACAACAGCAGTTTTGGATGCGGATGGTTCTTATCTTGGTAAATACCGGAAAATGCATATTCCTGATGATCCCGGTTATTACGAGAAGTTTTATTTTACCCCTGGCGATGCCCCTAATGGAGAACCGGAATCGTCGGATTCAACAGGTTACAGGATTTTTAAAACAAAATTTGCTAAAATCGGTGTTTTAATTTGCTGGGATCAATGGTATCCCGAAGCAGCACGGATTACATGTCTGATGGGAGCTGAAATTTTGTTTTATCCAACTGCAATTGGCTGGGATACCAATGAAACCGACCCCATAATCAATGAAGAGCAATATGGTGCCTGGCAGACTATTCAACGCGGGCATGCGGTGGCAAACGGTGTGTATGTTGTGTCGGTAAACCGGGTTGGTAGAGAGGCTGACCAACAGTTTTGGGGAGGATCTTTTATCGCAAATCCACAGGGACGCCTGCTTTATCTGGCACCTCATGATGAAGAAATAACACACGTGCAGGAGCTGGACATGCTCAAACTTGATCATTACCGTACGACCTGGCCTTTCTTCAGGGATCGGCGTGTAGATTCTTATCAACCGATTTTAAAAAGGTATATTGACGAGAAGTAAAAAGAACAAAATATAATTATTTTCATTTCAAGATAAAGAGAGCCTCCAAACCGGGGCTCTTTTTTTCATTTGCAGCAAATAGAATTTTTTTTACAGTTTATTACAACAATCTATTGAAACAGATACTTAGGAAATATTCTGTTAAACACAAATTCATATCAATAAGCTACTTAGCCATTAAAATGATACAAACTTAGTCTACAACCATTATAGATTTTATTCAAAACAAATAAGTTAAATTAAATAATGGATTATTACTATAATGTTTTAAAATAGTTTTGAACAACCAATTATTATTTTAATTAATCTCAATTAATAAATCTTTTCTCTTGCATTTTTCTTGTTTGTCAGTATATTTGAGAAGTCATTATACGAATGACACGACTTCTTAGCTAACAGACATTTTCCAGCCGCACTCGAAACTGTCTTAGTGTATAAAGAGGAACATCAATTGTCAGATCGCCTGAAATACGATGGTTTTCTGAAAGGTTTTCATTTATACAATATAATTATTTCAATAGAGTATCATTTCTCTTAAGCTGGATCAGCAATCTGATAAATGACTTTAACATATTCAAAAAAAGTCCTTATCACCTGGCTTGTCCTTCATTGAAGATAACATTGCTTTCCGGAAAAGCAGTTTTACAGGTTTATGGCTGTGTTTGTATGTCCACGCGAAAGTGTGTGCGGCGCACAGCAACGTGGACACCACACAGCCATAACTTTTCACTTCGATTCACCCATTAATCTAACTCAATCTAACTGGATTACCCATGCGTAAAGTACTACTCCTATTTATTTTAGCAAATCTTTTCTTACCTGCAGCGTACGCCCAAGTACGCGAGATAAGTGGAAAGATCACTGCTGCCGATGACGATCTGGGCTTAGCCGGGGCGTCGATTATTTACAAAGGCACCAATGTCGGCACCAATGCAGATGCAGATGGAAGTTTCAAATTTTCAGTTCCTGGCGACGGTATTTTAGTTATCTCTTATGTAGGTTTTCTTATTAAGGAAGTTCCAATTGGGAATCAAACTGCTTTTATTATTAAACTGGATGCCGACACACGTCAGCTTTCCGAAGTTGTAGTTACAGCTTTTGGTATCGAACGTGAAAAGAAAGCGCTCGGTTACACAGTACAGGAAGTAAAAGGAAGTGCTTTAACTGAATCCCGGTCAAGTAATGTCGCCAATGCCTTGTCAGGAAAAATCGCAGGTGTACGCGTTCAGTCCAACGGCGGCCCTGGCAGCGGATCTACTATACAAATAAGAGGCTCATCTTCCGTTTCAGGAAATAATCAGCCACTTATTGTAATTGACGGTGTACCCATGGAACAAACTGCCAACAAAACATACGGCGGTGGTATTTCAGAAGTGAATCCGGATAACATTAAAGAAATGTCAGTTCTTAAAGGGCCTAATGCTGCTGCATTATATGGTTCCCGCGCGGCAAACGGTGTAATTCTCATCACTACGAAAAACGGCCAGGGCACAAAAGGATTAGGTGTCGAAGTGAACTCTAATATGACTTTTGAGCGTCCATGGATCAAGCCTGATTTCCAAAATACTTACGGCGGTGGTAATGGTTACCGTACATGGTATAACAATGGGTGGAGCGGATCCATTACTGATCCTACCGAAATCGCCCAGTACCGTTCTGTATACGATTCAAGATATCCTCTGGCAGGTTCTGAAGGAACTGACGAAAGCTGGGGCGCTCCTATGGACGGTCGTCTTGTGAGACAATGGTGGACAGGTGACGAAGTTGCGCCACTGACACCTCAACCTAACAACTGGGACGAATACTGGGAGACGGGCCGTACTTTCACAAACAGTGTTGCTCTTTCAGGTGGCAATGATAAAGGTTTTTTCCGCCTTGGATTAAGCCGGCTTGATCAAAAAGGTATTATGTATAACAACGACTTTCATCGTAATAACTTTCGTATTAATTCCGGATATAACCTGACAAAAAACCTGAGTGTTACACTTTCAGGAGAATACATCAAATCCGGGTCTGATAACAGAAGCTATTCAGGAGGACAGGAATTCATTTGGGCTCATCGTCATGTTTCATGGGATCAATTGCGCGATTATGAAAGCTATAACGCTGTACATAACCAGCCTGCAACAGATGCAGAACCAGCTAACTGGCAACATACCTTTTTTACCAACCCATTCTTCTCACAAAAATATCTGCCTACAAGTAACGAAAAGGACAGGTTGCTGGGTAACATCGCTCTTAACTACAAAATCCTTCCTTCGCTTAGCCTGATGATCAGATCGGGAACGGATTTCTGGAGTGAAACGCGTGTGGCAGTTTCTAACTTCAACCGAATCCGTAATGGTGCCCGTACTCCCGGACGTTTCTCGGAAGAGGTTTTACGTAATCAGGAAACTAACTCTGACTTTATCTTTACCTACAACAAAGAACTTAACAAAGAGTTTGGTCTTAATCTGCAATTTGGAGGTATTAAGCGGACTAACTTTTCCAAAAGAAATTATTTCTATGTTGGAGAAATGGTTGTTGATCGTTTGTATACGGCAGAAAACTCTATCCCGAGTACCAACGTAATTGAAAGTAATATTACCAAGTCAGAAACTCAAAGTTTGTTTGGAACTGCCAACTTCTCATGGAGAAATGCATTGTTTCTTGATCTGACAGCTCGTAACGACTGGTCGAGTACCTTGCCAAGTAACGCAAGATCTTACTTCTATCCATCCGCATCTGTTAGTGGAGTAATCACCGAACTTTTCGATATCAAAAGCGACATTATTACTTTTGGTAAGCTTCGTGCAAGCTATGCACAGGTTGGTAATGATGCAACTCCTTATCAGTTAGCACAGACCTTTCCAAAAAAAGGCTCCTGGAATGGTTCAACCCCACAATTTGGTGAAAACATCCAGATTGCAAATGCTAATCTTAAACCGGAAATTACAACAGGTTTAGAATTTGGAGCCGACCTTCGCTTTTTACGCGGAAAACTTGGCCTGGACGTTACCTACTACGATCAGACTACACGTGACCAGATTCTGGGTGTAGAAATTTCCAAGGCGAGCGGTTATAATACACGTATTCTGAATGCAGGTAAAATTACGAACAAAGGTATCGAGGTATCTATTTCCGGCACACCCGTTAAACTTTCAAATGGTTTTAGCTGGGACGTATCATTAAATTACTCTCGTAACCGCAATAAGGTAATTGAACTTGCAGAAGGCTTAACAACTTACACACTGGCTACACAAAGGGGTATGTCCTCAGAAGCACGTGTTGGCCAGGCTTACGGTACATTCTATGGTGTTGGATTCAAAAAATCTCCTGATGGCCAGGTAATTTATGATGCAAACGGCTTACCTGTTACAATCGCTAATCAAAGACTGGGCAATATTCAGCCTGACTGGATTGGTGGTATCAATAATACATTAAATTTCAAGGGAATTTCTTTAAGCTTTTTGATTGACGCCCGTATTGGTGGTGACATTTATGACGAAGGTACCGGAACCGCCCGCTGGACCGGACAATATGCAGAAACTGCTCTGGGACGTGAAGAAGGTGTGATTGGTCAGGGTGTTCGTGAGGTAGTTGGTACTGATCAAAGCATTACTTATGTACCGAACGACATCATTGTAACTGCCAACCAACTGTACGGATATAATAACCCTCGTAACTATCACGAGTCGGCTATATTTGATGCGAGCTATGTGAAACTTCGTGAAGTATCATTAGGCTACTCCTTCAATCCGTCATTCCTGAAAAGAATTAAAATCCAGTCTGCCAAGATTTCACTTGTGGGACGTAACGTGTGGATGATCTTCAAAAATACACCGCATATCGATCCTGAAATTGATGCAAAAGGAGGAAACGCACAAGGGTTCGGTTATGGAGAACTTCCAAGTTCACGCAGTGTTGGAGCGAACTTATCATTCTCTTTCTAAAAGCAGCTATCTAAATCATTGACTCAAAAGAATTTCCTGATGAAAAATATACTAAATCACAAAACCATTTGGATGACTGCGTTGGCTGGGATATTGACCGCCACAAGTTGTACAAAAGATTTTGATGCAATGAATACAAGCCCTAATGCTCCAACTGCAATTGGGCCGCAGTACCTGCTCCCTACCGGGATTGAAACTGCAATTGACCGTTACTGGGGACACAGAGAACGTTTCGAACGTATCAATATTGATGCTGCCGAATTATACGTTCAGCACCTTACCAGAAATATCTATAGCAACGAAGGTGACGACTATACAGTTGGCCCGGCATTGCTGGCAAATAACTGGAAGGGTTTCTACAATGATTCCCAGCTAAATTTTCAGCGCATTATTCTTCAGACTGGAGAAGGTTCTGCAAACCCAAACCCAAATTATGAAGGTGTTGCACTGGTAATGCGCTCATGGGTATTCTCCTTGCTTACTGATATGTACGGAGCAATTCCTTATTCAGATGCAATTAAAGGTACAGCCGAAGAACCTGTTTATACTCCAAAGTATGATAACATGGAGGCAGTATATGCAGGAATTTTGAGTGACCTTAAAATGGCTAATGAGAAACTTACTGTGGGCGGTCCGGCCGTTGCGGGTGATATTCTTTATTCAGGGGATATCCTGAAATGGAAAAAATTCGCAAACTCCCTGCGTTTAAGATTGGCGAATCGCCAGGCTGCAAAGAAATCGGCTGAATCCCGTGCTATTATGGCAGAAATACTTGGAGACGCTGCCAAGTATCCGATTTTCACAAGTAATGCTGATAATGCTTCATTAAAATGTACCACTGTATTGCCGAGCAATAATGAGTGGAACCAAATTTTAATCCAGGGTGGCCGTACAGACTGGAACATCAGTAAAACGCTTGCCGATAAAATGAATTCTCTTGGAGATACGCGTATTACAGTTTATGCCAATCCAAATAAAGATGGTTTATACCAGGGCCATCCAAATGGATTACCGGATGCAATTGCAACATCTTACCTGGCTACCAGCTCAACTATCGGAAGTGCTTTTACAAAAGCGGATGCGCCTGAAGTTATCATGACATTTTCTGAACTGAATTTCATACTTGCTGAAGCTGCTTTGGACGGTGACATTACCGGTGATGCCAAAACTTATTTTGAAGCAGGAATGACGGCATCTTTTAGTCAGTATGGCTTAACAATTCCAGCGGCATTTCTTACTGCTGTCGGTGCTGTATCCAAAGAAAAAATAATTGAACAAAAATGGGTTTCTCTTTTTGCACAAGGTGTTGAAGCTTGGACAGAATACCGCCGTACCGGTTTCCCGGTTTTCCCTTCACCTGATCCAAGAGCAGTTCTGAAAAATGACGGTGTTTTACCAACACGTTTCAATTATCCAAGTTCGGAATATTCATTAAATGCGGACGCCGTAAAAATTGGGGAAACACTTAATGGCGGGCCAAACGACATGAAAACTAAACTATGGTGGGCAGAGTAAGGTCGGCCTTTAAACTACATTCACAGATAATTCAGTATTTATGAAAAATATAAAAACGTTTGCCGGCTCACTTTGCCTCATTGCAACAATCACTTTCGCAACGCTATCATGTAAAGTGGAAGATCCAATGCTGAACAGCGTGGTTTCACCCGTATTGGTTGATGTCGTTGGTGCAACTTTCGGAGCGCCTATTTCGGCCACTGCCTCTGTACCGACTGACAGCTCAAGCCAGGAAATTACTGTCGCATCAAGATTATTTGAACTTGATAAAACCAATATCCTGAATAATGAAATAGGAATAGATTCCATACCAGTTTCAGCAATAGCACTTTCTATAAAATATGAACTGACAAAATCAGTAAAAGCAGAAAAATTTACGATCAAAGGGCAGACTTACACATTTACCCCCGAAACATACAAATCAAGCGGAAACTGGGGAGAGATAACCAGCGATGGAAACGGATTGGTTTCGTTAAAAACGAGTTTCAAAAAGCTTGGATTTGAAGGCAACAGGATACAAAGAAAAGGTGACATAATTAAGGTAACCTGGTCCGGAACGCATAAAGGAATTGCATTTACCCGCTTTTCACAAATTGCAGTGACCGAAAAATAATCAAAAGAAAGTTAGCTGGTTATTAACAATTTAGCTGACTTTCTTTTAATTTCAAATATTGTTTATAAAATTTTGAGTTATATAATTTTTGCAAAATTTATTATAACAAAAACCACCTATTACTAACTATTAATATAATGAATCAAAAAATTGACCGTCGCAACTTACTAAAATCCGGTTTAATGGCAATCGGAGGAATGACGTTGGCACCTCACCTTAGCATGGGTGCATTTTCTAACTCACCTTTTTTCCTGGATCCTGAAAATCGTATTTACAGAAGCCCGATGGTGAGGGAACATTTTTTACCGGCAGATTTCAAAGCACCTAAGATTATTGCAAGATTAAATGCTAACGAAAATCCTTACGGGCCACCAATGTCTGCCCAAAAAGCAGTTGCAGATTCCGTAAAGTTCGGGAACCGTTATGCATGGAAAGAAATGTTCGACCTTATTGATAAAATTGCTAAAAAAGAAGGCGTTCCTGCCGATCATATCATGATGGGACCAGGATCTTCTGATCTTTTGGAAAAAGTAGCTATCGTTACATTTATGAAAGGCGGTAACATTGTATCTGCTGATCCTTGTTATATGTCATTGGTTAATGTTGCCGAATCGGTAGGTGCAAAATGGAAAGCAGTTCCATGTACAGCTGACTGGTCACATGATCTGAAAGCTATGGAAGCTGCGATAGATAAAGATACAAAACTGGTTTACGTTTGTAATCCTAATAACCCGACCGGTGCTATTACATCAGGAAAAGACTTATTGGATTTCTGCTCACGCGTTTCCGAAAAAGTGCCTGTTTTTGTTGATGAAGCATACATTGAACTTGCAGTAGGTGCCGACACGCAAAGCATGGTTTCTCTTTTGACTCAAAAGAAAAATGTAATCGTTGCACGTACGTTCTCAAAAATTATGGGAATGGCCGGTATCCGTGTTGGATATATGGTCGCACTTCCTTCATATATTAAAGAGATTGAAAAAATCACCCGTGGCGGAATGGGCATTTCCTACACCTCCATCTTTGCAGCATCTGCAAGTATGGACGATAAAGAATTCCAGGGAAATACCCGTAAACTAAACCACGAAGCAAAAGCATATTTGTACTCAAATCTTGACAAACTGGGATACAAGTACATCCCGTCATTCACCAATTTTGTAATCTTTCCGATCGCCATACCTGGCAAGGAAATGATGATGAAATTGATGGAAAAGGGCGTAGCGATACGCACTTTTGACATTCAGGACAAACCTTGGTGCAGGGTAAGTATAGGTACCATGGACGAAATGAAAATATTCGTAAGCGCTCTTGGTCAGTTAAGTTAAAACAAAGGCCGGGGCTCAAACCCGGCTTTTTCCTTTTGACACCAACTATATAATAGATTTTAGATAGTATCTTATATAGTTGGTTTTCAACATTTTAATAAATCCTCCCTAAACCCTGATGAAGTACAAAAATTTGATAATCCAAAAGTATTATAATCATGAGTGATGCATTGCAAAAGACTCTAACACTCCTATTGCTGATTGCCCTGGGCCTTGTGCTTAAAGGAAAATTCAAAAACAAAGAGCAGACAAATGGCATAAAAGAAATCATTTTGTCCGTCGCACTTCCTTCTACAATCTTTATCTCCCTGATGAAGATTGAAATGGATTCTTCCATGATCATTATTCCCTTAGTGACCCTGGTTTTTAATTTCCTGATGTTCTTTTCCGCACCGCTTGCCTTTGCATTATTTGGTATTGAGAAAAACAGTCCAACAGGAAGAACATTAATGATGCTCATTCCGTCACTTGCACCGGGTTTGTCCTGCTTCCCGTTCATTGCAGAATTTTTAGGAGAAAAAAGCCTTGCAATTGCTGCCCTGGCCGATGTTGGAAATAAGTTCTTTGTACTTATTTCACTGTATATCATGGCCATGAATATGTTTCTGAAAAACAGTGAAGAAAAAAATGAAGCTAAAATGGGAAGCAAAATCAAAAGTTTGTTTCTAAGTATGTTTCAGGAACCAATCAACGCACTTATTTTTCTGGCCATTATTCTTTTGAGCTTAGGTGTAACGTTCAAAACATTACCTCCTGTTATAGCTGATCTGTTCGATAAAACCAGTGCCATGATGACTCCGCTGGTATTGTTATTTATTGGACTTGCCGTGCAACTAAAAGAAGGCAAAAAGCGTATAGTTGCAAGTATACTGCTCTTCAGAGCTGGCAGTACAATGCTTATCAGTGCAGGAATGATCTACGTACTTAACATTAGTGATATATCAATGATATTGCTTGCAATTGTGATTCCTTTGAGTGCAGCAAGTTTCTGGCCCCTGGCGCATATTTCCGCTTTCAATTTACGTGAAGATGCGAAAGATGTACCAAGAGAAAAAAGAACTTTTGATCTTGAACTGGCAGTGCTCCTCATTGCTTTTTCTTTGCCGTTCTCAACTATTCTTATTCTTGCTATATTATCTTCGGGTCAGTTTTTTGCACATACCTCAACGCTTATAACAGCCGGCTTAATATTAATTGCCTTAGGTGCGTTGCCAAACCTTTTGAGTAAAGTGTTCGTAAAAATGTCCAAGGCTTAAAACAATTATTAAAAAAATATGCGCATTCGCAAAAGTATTGTTATTGTCATTTTCGCATTATTGTCACAAAATGTACCTGCACAATCCGCAAATACCGTTTCAGACAACAACAGGTCTGAAAAGAGGTTCAGGATTTTCAAGAAAAAAGATAAGCATAAGTATTTTTCAGACACCGCACCAGTCATCATGGCTGATGGAAGTACCAAAGCAATTGCAGATGTGAAGGTGGGTGAAAAAGTAAAAACGTGCCGGAATGGAAAGAGCGTAATTACGCAGGTAAAGCAGGTCGATGTTTACAATACTCCGAATTCATCGCTTACAGCCGTTTATCTTCGTCCGGCAAATGACGTTACGATTAAAACCAAACTGGTGCCTGCACTCTTACTGGAAGCAGCTCCGCACCATCTTGTGCAAACCAACAAAGGCAAAAAAAGTATGAAAAGTTTGTCTAAAAACGATGTTTTGTATCATTATGAGCCTGCAACCGGAGTGGTATCAACCTGGAAAGTGGGCGTTGTTCAAACAAATGCCCGTAAGGTAACGAAAGCATATAATCTGACAACGGTAGAAGGTACTTATATCGTTGATAATATGGTGATGGCACAGTAAGCATTTGATCCGCCGAAACTGAATTTAAAATATCCAAAGCCCGGATTAAACCGGTGCTCTGGATATTTTTTTGATAAAACTTAATCCGTAAAATGCATATATTCCATTGAAAACAGAGTAAGACCGGATAAATTTTTACGACCTTTGCTGCTCAATCAATATCATTATTTTCATTATATATTATTATTGTGCCCACAAAAAGCCTTTTAACCACTCCTAAGGAATCCGGATTTACGTTCCCCGCCGAATGGCATCCACACCGAGCTACCTGGCTTACTTTCCCACACAACGAAGCTTCATGGCAGGGCGACCGGCTGGCAAAAATGCGTCCGCAATATCTTGAGTTCATCAAGGCGATCAGTCAGGGTGAAAATGTGGGAATCATTGCCAATGATGAAAATTTGAAAAATTTTATCATTTCTGAACTCGATAATATTCATGTAGATCTGTCCAAAATAGAGTTCATCATTAAACCAACGAATGACGCCTGGTGCCGCGATCATGGTCCGGCATTTGTGATTAATCCGGAAACAAAGCAAAAGCTGATCGTGGATTGGGGACATAATGCATGGGGAGGAAAATATCCGCCGTACGACGACGATAACCGTACACCTCAGGTCGTAGCAGAATATTTAAATTTACCAGTTGTACATCCGGGTATCATCATGGAAGGCGGAGCTGTGGAATTTAACGGAGCAGGTAGTTTACTGACCAGTAAATCGTGTCTTCTGAATATTAACCGTAATCCGCATTTAAACCAAGGTCAGATTGAACAACATCTTTATGATTATTATGGGGTTGAACAGATTCTATGGGTAGAAGAAGGTATTGCGG from Dyadobacter sp. NIV53 carries:
- a CDS encoding agmatine/peptidylarginine deiminase translates to MPTKSLLTTPKESGFTFPAEWHPHRATWLTFPHNEASWQGDRLAKMRPQYLEFIKAISQGENVGIIANDENLKNFIISELDNIHVDLSKIEFIIKPTNDAWCRDHGPAFVINPETKQKLIVDWGHNAWGGKYPPYDDDNRTPQVVAEYLNLPVVHPGIIMEGGAVEFNGAGSLLTSKSCLLNINRNPHLNQGQIEQHLYDYYGVEQILWVEEGIAGDDTDGHIDDTTRFVNEDTIVACVEEDSSDENYAILQTNLKMLKAMRLLNGKQLNIIELPMPKAVIIDGFRAPGSYANFLISNAGVIVPVFNNPNDTIAIDILEQAFPDRKIIPLEATEIIWGQGSFHCLSQQEPLV